A segment of the Camelus bactrianus isolate YW-2024 breed Bactrian camel chromosome 22, ASM4877302v1, whole genome shotgun sequence genome:
AGTCCCGCCGGCGCGGACGATGGCATCCTTCACGTCATCATTGCCTGCGATGGCCCTCAGGGCACTTAGCACTTGTTTCACAAGGTCCTGAAGGGAGGTGACACATAGGTCACCCCTAGCCAGCCCCAGACACTAACTGTTTGGTTGCTGGATTGTTGAGGGTGGGTCTAAAGGGAGGGTCTGGAGCTGTTTCAATGTCTGCTGCCTGGACAACATGTGGGGTCACCCTGGGGCATGCAGGTAGCATATAACAGCAAGGTTATTTATCACTTTCTGTGTAGAGAAGGCAGGGGAGGCTTGGGGAGGTGGACCCTGGAGTTCAGGCCACCTGCTTTTGGATGACTTTGACACCACCCCTTCAACATACAGAAAGGGACATGTGGCTCATGGGTCATGAGAAGTGAAAATCGAACTTTGGTTCTGGGGTCAGTGGACAGGGCCAGCGTGTTCTGACTCAAGCCTTTCTGGCTGGCCGGGGCCCAAAGGGGCAGAGTTCACTGGGAGGCCCAGAGCCTTCCCCAGGGACTGAGAGAAATGACAAATTGAAACTCAGGTGCAAGGGCTTTGCTCCCTCATACTGCTCCAGATGCCCACCTGGTGGTCGTTGCAGTCGGCCAGCAGGGCCACTAGGATGCTGAGGCCCCCGAGGTTGACAACCTCCTGGCAGAACTCGTTGCGGACAGCCAGGCGGGACAGGGTGCTGCAGAGCTCACTCAGGATGCTGGGGTTGTCAGGAAATGCtgcagggagtggggagaagaaGCCACcggggtgaggagggggagaaCCAGCCATGGTTCGAATCCTGCTCTGCCCGGGAAGCCTGGCCCCTCTGCCTGGCCATGTGGCCACTTGTACCGGGAGGGCCCCAGGAAACACCAGAGGCTGCCTGGGCCTGTGGTGCCCCCTGCTGGCTCCTTGGGGAGACACAGGAATGTGCCTTCCCCTCCACAGTGTCCCAGATAAATTCCAGACAGACTGATGATCTTgactaaaaaaagaaatccataatAGTGCTATAATAAAACATCCGGGACTATTTTTGTTATCTTGGGTTGGGAATGACCTTTCCAAGTGCAACAGGACACCTAGAAGTTGCAGAGGGACATATGGGTAGAGTTGACTGGGGCAAAATTGAACACAGATGCTGAAGACAGAGCTCAGAGGCACCAAGGAGAGGCCCGACTGAGGCTGATGAGGGGGTAGTTAGGGGGTTGGGAGTGTGGGGCAGGGGGGATGCAGAGAGCCACAGTGACACAGAGCTCAGTAATGATCAGTTCATATGTCCCCCTGGCCAGGCTGTAGCCCCCAGTGACTCCATGAACACTATCTGGGTGAGCCATGGAGGTATTCTCTAGATGTGGTGACATCCATGACCAGCTGACTGTAAGTAAAAGAGATGATCCTTGATGGTCTGAGTGGGCTGCATCCAATCAGCTGCAGGCCTCAAGAGGGAAACAGAGGTCTCCCTGAAGAGGAAGAAACTTGCCAGTGGACTGAGGTGTTGGCTCCAGCCTGAGCCTCTGGCCCGCTTCATGGATTTCAGACTCGAAAGCCCCACAACCACGTGAGCCAACTCCTTGCAAtaaatctctctcctctctctctgctccccccatatatacacacatatacatacacatatatacaaaaatacacattcgtatacacacatacacatcctaAAGGTTCTGTCTCTCTCATAGCATCCTGACTGATATGAGCTCCTATACGTAAACAGGGAAGATGGAAACTTTCCCTTGGAAAAGCAGCCTGATTTTGCAGATGGTCAGGCCTCATTTCTACCCTCTCCGGAGGTGTGGAGAGGAGACCAAGGCAGGCCCATCTCCCCCATATACAAGGCCAGAGTCATGCACATAGGCCTGGCCACAGAGCCAGAGCCACAGGTTAGGCTGAGAAGGGGAACTCATTCTTCTAGCACCTTCTGTGCAGCAGACCCCAGTCAGGCCTTTTCCAGTGGATGcagtgggcagggggcaggggttcTGGTGCCCAAATGTCAGTGTTGTGACCTCCCATGGCTGTCTCATCAGGGTCACCCCAGAGTCAGGCACATGGACATGCACAAGAATTTGTGGCCAAGTATGAACTCAAGTGTAAACCTCCACCTGGGAGCAGCCACGGTGAGTGCCAGCAACACTTCCCATCTTCAGGAAACAGTacccttcttttttccctttggtgagTCCTCCCTTCTCTCAGTCTGTGTTGTTAGACAGAGCcatgccccctccccaaatgGCACTAGAGATGAGCATGGGACCTGGTCCTGGCCATTGAGTACTGGCTTGGAACTTTCCTGGAGCAACCAGGAGTAAGGACACTGTTCTGCTAGGGCTGGCACACAAGTGGGATCAAGCTGACAGACAAGTGGAGCCTGGagccagccatgcctgaagcagTCCTAAGCCCTGATTCCCACTCTTGCCACATCTGCTCCTACCTTTGGCAGCCTCAATGAGCACCTTCAAGCCTCCATTCTCCTTCACGATCATCTTGGCATGGTCATGGGCATGGCCAAAGGGTACACGGATGTCATCATCGAAGGTCATAACACGTAGGGCCCAGCAAGCCTCCCTGACCACGTCGGCACAGTGGCTGTGCTGGGTGATAGCGCCAGTCAGCAGGGGCAGCACACCAGCCTTCACCAGGCTCTGCCGATTCTGCTCGTGCTTCAGGCAGGCATGGCGCACACAGCGGATCCCAGAACAGGTTACACTGGTCGAGTCGGTATTCCCGGCCAGTGTGGCCACCAGCAACTGCAGGCCCTGGGAGTCTAGGAGGTCGGGCTGGCCATCAGTCAGGGCTGACAGGGCATTGAGGGCCTGGAGCAGGAGGCCTTGGTCACCTGTGGCGGCCAACTTCCAGGTGGCAAGGAGGATGGGGTAGGCCCCCTTCTCAGCTGCAAGAAAGCGGCAGGCCTTGTGCTGCTTGCACTGCTCGCAAAAGCGGGTGAGGTGTGCTGACGCCTCCTGCAGGTCAGAGTGGGCCACAGACTCCTGCAGGTCATCCAGGGCCTACAGGACATGGGAGAATCCTCCATGTCAGCTCAGTCCAAAGAGGGCCACGGGGACAGTGTGGCATCCCTGTGGGATTCCCTCCCCTGGGATCTGGGCCTGTGGTGGCAGTTTGGTGGGGCCAGTTCCAGCTGTGGCAGCTTCCGCACCTGTGCTTTTAGGAGCCCTGAGCTTGAGAGGCCACGTAGAGAGAGAGGCCCCACCCTCTGTGTCCCTGCCAAGGAGCCACACACATGAGTGCAGGCGTATTAAACATTCTAGCCCTGGGTGCTGTGGCATGAGAGGACCCAAGTGAGACCTGCAGAAGAACTGTCCAGCTGAGTTCAGTCAACCCAACCAAATCACAAGAAACAACCAAATGGCTATtgttttgggttgtttgttatgcAGCCATAACGAAGTGATACACCTGCCAACAGCCAGCTCTCCCAGGGAGGCGAAAGCCACCTTCACCGGCCTTGCACATTATCAGATGTCTCCTGTTTGTCTCTCTCATtcactccacaaatatttaccaagcatCTGCCAAATGAAACCACACTATACACACACTTGGTTCACCCACAGTCAACTCTAAGCCCTTGGGGGAAAAACTTATAATGAAAGTCACAAGCTCAAGAGGAGCCTGCACCTCTGGAGCTTAAGGTATCATTTGCATCCAGCTCTGGTGAGGGTGGGTCTACAGACATCATCAGTCCAAAGGGCTTTGATTTGGCCTCGACTACCATGAAAGACAAGAATGCTTCTCGGTCAACCCTCGCTGAGCTCAGACTAGTGGACTTTACTGAGCATACGTTATGACGAAACAGAATATTAAGAAATAGGTTAACCCCAGAGTGTGTGACTTGaatacatgttttttttaaagaagatacatagagagaagggtacagctcagtggtagagtgcgtgcttagcatgcatgaggtcctgggttcagtccccagtatctccattaaaaacataaataaataaaacctaattaccccctcccctcaaaagggaaaacaaacaaataaaaaaaaagatatgcaaatggccactaaggatatgaaaagatgctcaacattactagggaaatgcacattaaaaccacaatgagacaccatcaCACTCATTATGGTGACTACtactaagaaaaaacaaaacaaaacacaaaaacccacaaaagacctgaaaataacaagtgttggtgagaatatggagaaattcgaaccctgtgcactgttgctgagaatataaaatggtgcagctgctgtggaaaacagtatggtagttcctcaaaaaattaaacaaggagatccagcaattccacttctgagtatacatcccaaagaactgaaagcagggtttCAGATgtctgtacacccatgttcacagcagcatcattcacagGAGTCAAAAGGCAGAAGCAACCCCACTgtccattaatggatgaatggataaacaaaatagggtatatccatacaatggaatattattcagccttaaaaagggaggaaattctgacaaatattacaacatggatgaaccttgaggacattatgctaagtgaaatgagccagtcacaaaaggtcaaatactgtatgattctccTTGTATGAGGTCCGTAGAGTAGTCgcattcagagacagaaagtagaatggtggatgccagggctgggaggagggggatgggcagtTAGTTAacagggacagagtttcagtctggcatgatggttgcacaataatgtgaatatacttaatgccactgaactgtgcacttagaaatggttaagatggtagattttatgttatgaatatttaaccacaaaaccaaaaccaaaaagagGATGTGGCCTTTTGGCAGAAATACTGCAAGAAACTTGAAAAGCTTGTGATACAAGTGCCACTGAGAACACACAATACTGGAGTTACAACCACTGTATGTTCAGTCAGAtaagaaaggcaaagaaaatgagcaaaatttgCACACTAGTACCTGTCAAATTTCAGGAAATCTCTTCTTGTCTTGGATCTTATTAGAAAGCCCAGTCCTTGAGTTGGCTGGCTATGGTCATCATCTCCACGGTCTCTAGGTGCTGCCTGTCACTCCCCCAGACCCCACTACTGGATGAGGAGAGCACAGTTGCTAAAGCAGAGGTGGTAGGGCCAGCTGTGCTCCATCTGTGACAAGTCAGCATGGTGACAGGGACTTGGGCCACCAACCCTGGGGGtcattttctgtgtctctgtgactGATGGCTTTTATTCTGGAACTTTCACATATAAAACTGGACTAGTTTCTATTCAAAGAGTTGCAGACTTCATCCCAGTTTTACTGGCAAccatttttttcactgaagtatggttaacttacaatattgtgttagtttcatatatgcagcaaagtgattcagttgtgtatatatataaatatacagggGGAGGATacaactcaagtggtagagtgtgtgcttagtacacatgaggtcctgggttcaatccccagtacctccattaaacaaacaaacaaataaataaataaataaactatttgCTTTCCccctaaaaaatttttaaatatatatatatatatatagctattctttttcaggttcttttccactataggttactatacgatattgaatatagttgtcCCTGTtttatatagtaggtccttgttgttcatctattttatatatagtagtttgtatctggtaatcccaaactcctaatttattccctatccttttcccctttagtaaccccttttgttttctatgtctgtgaatctatttctatttgtgaataagttgatttgtatcaTTCTTTAGATTCTACGTATCAGTgatatatttgtccttctctgtctgacttacttcacttgatatgataatctctacgtccatccatattgctgcaaatggcattatttcattcttttttatggttgagtagtattccactgtgtgtgtgtgtgtgtgtgtgtgtgtgtgtgtgtgtgtgtgtacacacacactatatcttctttatctagtcatctgtcaatagacacttaggttgcttccatgtcttggctattgtaaagagcgctgctatgaacactggggtggatgtatctttttgaactagagttTTCTAATTCTCTAATTTCTCTCTGGTTGGATGTGAACTTCAATGCTCATGGTGCCACCCCTCTGGAAGGTGAGAATGGGATTGGTAGGAGGGACAGGACAGGGACTTTCAGATTTTACTACAAATGCTTGAATATTGTTTGAATCTTTTATGCCAAGAATGTGTTCATGTTCTtctgcaatgaaaaataaaattttataaaaaagaatatatatatataatatgtatacatatgtacaacTGGATCattttgctctacacctgaaactaacacaacattgtaaatcaactatacttcaattaaaaaataaaataaaatttcaaaagtcaaattaaaaagaataaaagggcaAAGATTGTAAACAAACAAGGAGTTTCCTGTACTGCTGGTAGAAGGCAGCAGGGCCATTCTCTGAGCTTAGCTACACTGGGAGAGGGACCTGGGTCTGGACACATCTCTATCCCTCACCAGAGGTAAATCATTTATCTTTGGGAAGCCTCAGATTCCTGATCAGCAAAATGGACTAATCATAGATTGAGATAACATGTTTTAAGAATTTAGCACAATGTCAAGTACTTAAGAAGTACTTTGATTCTTAGAGACTATTTTTGTTGAGAGCCTTCATATATAAAGGACATCTACAAATCAATAACATGagcaacccaatagaaaaattgCCAGGAGAGAGGCTCAATTTAAAACATATTCATCCTCAGTAGCAAAGAAAGTCAAAAGACAACAAGATAATTTTCACAAAACCTCTGCAAGGTAGGAGATAGTGAGGAAGTTGAGGACAGGGAGAAGTAAGCAACTGCCCTGAAGTAGAATTAGGTTCACACCCAGGACTGTCTCCTCCAACTTCCTCTTTTACCCCTATGCTCTTTGCTGCAAAGTGCATCATATTTTTTCTTTGGATCTCAATTTTaccatctgttaaatgggggtAATAAGCCCAACCTTGCAGGTATCTTTGGGAAAATAACTGAGACAGCATGAGGAAAGTGCCTGGCATAGAACTAAGTCCACAGCTGGTTCTCAATAAACACTAGAACTTTCTACGTTTTACCAACAGCTTACCAGTTTGATGGATGAACTTAAGGAAAGGACTTAACCTCTGTGAGCTGTGCTTTCCCTGTTTGGATCACTGGAGAGCAAGGGCAGGCTCTGGGCCTTCGCTTCCCCACCAGAAAGCCAGGGATGACATCACCACCCTCACAGGCCAGTTTAAGTGCTAAGGGGATGGGCTGTAACCTGCCAGTAAATagtcagtgctcagtaaatgacagCCTTACTATGATCCCACTCTCTTTTCCTGGGAT
Coding sequences within it:
- the ARMC6 gene encoding armadillo repeat-containing protein 6 — protein: MTMASKRITQETFDAAVRENIEELEMEPEEAVKEAVEQFESQGVDLSNIVKMTLKVSADGLQEPTHDVLQALDDLQESVAHSDLQEASAHLTRFCEQCKQHKACRFLAAEKGAYPILLATWKLAATGDQGLLLQALNALSALTDGQPDLLDSQGLQLLVATLAGNTDSTSVTCSGIRCVRHACLKHEQNRQSLVKAGVLPLLTGAITQHSHCADVVREACWALRVMTFDDDIRVPFGHAHDHAKMIVKENGGLKVLIEAAKAFPDNPSILSELCSTLSRLAVRNEFCQEVVNLGGLSILVALLADCNDHQDLVKQVLSALRAIAGNDDVKDAIVRAGGTESIVAAMTRHLASPQVCEQSCAALCVLALRKPENSRVIVEGGGALAALQAMKAHPQEAGVQKQACMLIRNLVARSQAFSRPILELGAEALISQARAAHRDCEDVAKAALRDLGCHVELQELWTGQKGNLAQ